One Borrelia parkeri genomic window, CAGTGCAATACCAGCAGCAATCACTGCATCTTTCTTTGCTGCATCTTTAATTTCTTTTTTGTTAGCAACAGCCGGAGCAATAGCAATTCCAGCTGCATCTTCGGCTGCGTTAATGCCCTCAGTACTATCTGCAGCAGGATTTACTTCAGATTTAGCAATAGCTTTTAGAATGTCAGCACCAGTTACTGCTCCAATGCTAGCTGATGCCTTTGCAATATTTTCTTCTTTAGCATCAGCTTTACCAGTATTATCAATAAACAATGCACCGATGTCCTTTTTATCCTCTCCTGTTTTAGTAGCACCTGCATTTCCCTCATTGTCTTTTAAAACCACATCAACAATAGTCTTAATCCCTTTAACCAGTGAAACAACTGACACCTTGCTAGCAGGAGTAGCCCCATGTCCAGCCGAAGTAGCATTACCAATAACAGTATCAGTAGTAGCTCCTGTTGCTGCTGTCTTAGCTCCTTCTGCAATTTTATCTAATGTATTAGTGATAAATGTATCAACAACAGATTTAATTTTTGAGTAATTTCCATTCTTAGCAACTTCCTCTTGTAACTTTTTTTTAACTGTATTCATAGTTTTTTCAATAGAAGTGAAATACTGACCAATATCAGATTTCTTAGTATCTGCTTTAATGCCAAAAGCACCAGTAATCATATCAGAAAGGGAAGTAAAAACATCTAAGAACCCTTTACCCAAATTAGCAATAGAAGTTAAGAAAGTGGTTTTAGGATCTTCCGTCTTAGTACTACCACTCCCACAACTAAGAAGTAAAAATAATATAAAATTAAAATCAATGCATAAATATAATCTAAAAGATAAAAGGAATCTAAGAAGTATAATAAAATAGTAAAACAAGCAAAGAGAGAATAAAAAAACAAAATAAGCTAAGAGAACTGTACTCCTAGCTTATTATTTATAGACTTTATTTTATAAGAAAATAACGATTGATTAAAAAGTAATCTTATAATAATAAATTAACTTGTTTATCCTTAGTTAGATTGAGCAGAAGATGCTGACTTAGCAGGGGTTGAAAGCTCCTTAATTGCAGATGTTACTGCACCATTAGCAGCCGTTAACAATTCATCAATTGATGTATTAAGCTCACCAAGTTCTTTTGCTCCTTTATCTTTAGTAGCATCAGTTGTCAATATAGCTGCTTTTGCATGAGCATCAGTAGCTTCATTTTTCCCAAGATCACTGGATTTATCTTTCAATTTACCTAAGAATGCTTCAGATTTACTTTTAACCTCAGTAATCTTAGTTTTTAACTCATTAGAAATTCCACTTGTTGTTTCCAATGCTTCTACTTTAGTTTTTACAGCTGATATTACACTATGCACTCCTGCAAGCAATGATCCATTCTTATCCGTTTCATTTTCCAAAGTACCATCATTTTTAATTTTCTTCCCAATAGCTTTAGCGAGCTCATCAATGGATTTAACTAAAGTATGAACTTCTGTAACACTCTTAGCAAAAGCAACAGCCTCTGTTATTTTTGAACTTACTGACTTTAAATCAATAAGAGTACCATCAGATTTAGCCGCTTGTCCATCTTTAGGAGAAGTCCCTGAATTATTACAAGACATGAGTAAAAATAAAGTCATTAATAACGCACAAAAAGTAATTCTTTTCATTATCACGTGCCTCCTTATTAACCTAAAGGGGCAAAGTGGTTAACAACCTTTGAATAAAATAAAAACTAAAAGCATAGATACTTTAATATTACAGAGACTGTGTGTGACTCAACAATTAATAAAATTGATTGATTTTGGTAAAAAAATAACTGATATATAATCAAAGAAAGGTTTTACTTAACTTAAACTTACTTATTCAATAATGAATAGACTATGGATATTAATGTTAAAAATATCCCTATATTGAGGGTAATAAGAGTACCAAACATCCAATTATGAAGTCTTGATGTACTCTTAAATTCTGATGCGGTTTTATCAAGTTTATTATCAAGCTCCACCCTATTAATTTCCATATCTTTTCTAACAAGAGAAACCTCATTTCTAACATTATCAATCTTATTATCCAGGTCATTAAATTTAGTATCTATCTTGGTATTAAGATTATTCTCAACATTATCTATTTTATTATCCAAGTCTCTAATATCGGATTTTAAGTTTGTCTCAACCCTTTGAATCTCAGCTTGTAAGCTTGACTCTACAGATTTAATTTCAGCTTGTAATAGTGTTTCAACTTTTTCAAGCTTAAGGTTAAAAGTAGTCTCTAAATACTCAATATCCTTATAAGTCAGTTCATTACGGTAATATCTTTTAGAGAGATCATTTGCAACGAAATCCTGCATACCCATTTTTACAAATTCTTGATATATAATCTCCTCTGTAATATGCCCATTAAAAATTTGTGTATTAACAACAGAATGTAGTGATGAATCTTGCATAAAATCTCCTCATATAAGTATTATATAACATTTTAAGTGTTATAGGAACTTTATGTTAGTAAAATGTGATTTAAGAGAGTCCTTAAATATAACATAAAGTGTTTAGTCTATTTTTTTATCTTATAAAAAAGCTCAAATATAATCTTACAATCAATCGGTTGTTGAATGATTGCTGTCAATACTTTGATACCTGAATTATTAGATATAGATAAAGGAAAACGATTCTTATGAAAAGAAGGGTTTTCCTAAAATGACTTTATTTAGTTATGTTTTATTGATAATCCTTTATTGTTATTTTTTCTTTTCAGTTTCTACAGGTCCACTACCATCTGCTGCGCCTACAGGTGTAGTAGAATCTGAGGTTTTATCTCATTGCGTAACTGTAGCAAGAACTGCATTGATTGTTTTTAATTCACTATCAACAGTATTCTTTATTGCTATTATTAGAGTACTTAAAGTCTTACCAACAGCACTAGTTGCCGCTCCATTAACTGCATAAGCAGCTTTCTCTTCATTTTCCTTAGCAGCAAACTTATCACCCTTAGCTATCGCTCTCAGTACTATGCCTCCTGCTATAGTCGCATCTTTGGTAGCTAAAGAAACAACTGGAAATGTTTCTTTAGCCAACTTAGCAGAATCACCACTATTATCTTTAAAAATAAACTTATAATATGTCAATATCAACAATCTTAGCAGCATCAGCAGCTGATTTTCTTGCAGTATTGCAATCTTCAGTCTTTTTATCAGTACCAGCATTACCCTTTTCTTTAAATACTACATCAACAATAACTTTAATTCCTTTTACTATACTATCAACTCCAATCCCAGCAGAAGTAGATAGCAGCAACATTGCCAAGTAGGTCAAAGCCAATACACTAAAACAATCTTAGATCCTTGAACTATCAGATATATAACGTCACAACCGCTATTTTCCTCTTATTTATTTTTGCTACGTTTATATCTGTATTTTATTTTTTGTTAATTTTAATAAAAATGTTTTTGATAAAAATAAGTTTACTTTCCAATAATAATTGTGTTATTATAAATTTTAGTAATACCTAAATTAAGGAGTATCAAATGAAGGATACAAAAAAAACTACCAACAAACATCAACACAAATTAATAGTTTTAATATCTACATTAGATTACATGAACTTAAAGTTTAAAAAATATATTCAAAGTGACATACTTTATTATTTTAATAATAATATGAAAAAAAATGGATACAAACCCACTAAAATTAAAACAATACAAAATTATCTTTATAAATTAGAAAAAGTATTAGGAGTCACAATTAACTATCACAGACATTTGGGTGTTAACATGGGAACTGAAATTCATTATGAGCTTAAATACTCTAAAAAAGAATGTTACCGCATAATCAACAAACACTTTAGAGATAAAAAAGAAGAGAGACATCAAAAACGTGTTATTGCATATCTTGAAAAGACTTGCAATAAAAATAGCAGTGTAGAAAAAGAGGAGTGTTATTATAATACTTATAATAAAGAAGAGAAGAATAAAAAAACCATAGAAAAATTACAAATAGAACAATATGCCAGAAAGTGCAACTTCAAATCAAATACTTTCTTCTCTATTTTGAATTTAAAACTAGAAAAAAATACTAAAATTGAAATACTTAAATTGCTCAAAAGAACTGAAAATTTTATTGAAAATGGTATATATAAGAAACAAAAAGATATCAAGTTAAGAATAAGCAAATTTAAAAGTAAGCAACAAGAACTAAGCAAAATACTAAACAATACAAAGATCAACTTGGAAAATGAAGGATATAACAGTAAACAGTTAGAGACACAAATACAAAACGTATACAACCAATATAAGCATAAACCCCATTTTATAATAGAGAATGACAAATACAATGACTTAAGAAAGATATTAGGCAAACTTAAAGATTCAGTTGAACTTATTAAAGTAAATGTAAAAGAAGACGGGAAAGACATTAAAAACAATGTATTTAGTATACTTCTTGATCAATTGAAACATAAAATAAAAACATCAGTATTGATACCAATATTAAAAGATTATTTAAATAAACAAAACTTATTAACATATAGCAAGGTATTTAGTAATCATTATTACTATGAGCTTTTAGATATATTAAACAATAATAAAGATTATTTAAAATTAGAGGAATTTGAGAGAATTTACAGTTAAGGATCAATCGTGGAGAGTGTATTAGAACGTCTTAAAAAGAAGAAGTTAGAAATTAAGGAAAAAAGGGATAAACCTATTTTTGTTAAGATCGAGAATAAAAATAACAAAACTTTGTATCACACAAAAATAATGAAGGACTTATATGTATTTGGTATTAACAAAAATCAAAGGAATAAATTTTTCATTTCATTTAGGGAATTATTTAATCAAGAAAGGATAGAGTTTTTTCATCTATTTTCTTTAAGAGATGATGATAAATTCTTAGGTCTTTTTTATGGTTATAGGAAACCAATAAAGAATGTTGTAACAAGGTATGAGGAAAATGGTGTTATGAAAACATCTACATTTTCAAAAGCTTATTACATAGAATTTAGATTTAAAAAGGGAAGTGTGTTTTGCTATTTAAAAGAGATATCTTATTTACTCAAAAAAGATAAATCGGACACAAAGTATTCCAAAACTTTAATTGAAAAACTTGCAAAATTAGAAAAACAAATATATGAATTTTATGGTAAAAATTTAACAGATGGGGGCCTTATAAATAAATGGATACAAAAAAGACAAAAGTAATAACTTTAGCATCAATTAAAGGTGGTGTCGGAAAAAGTGTAAGCTCAATTATATTTGCAACACTACTGGCCCAAAAACATAAAGTGCTTTTAATAGATATGGATACACAGGCTTCTACTACCAGTTATTATTCTGGTAAGCTTGCAAAATTGGATATGAGTCTTATAGATAAAAATATTTACGAAGTTTTAAAGACCAATTTGAGCATTAATAATGCAAGATTTGTTATTGATGAGAATTTAGATTTAATACCAAGTTATTTAAGCTTGCATCAGTTCAACATAGAACCAATTCCTTTCAAAGAAATGAAACTTAAAAAACAATTAAAACAATTAGAAATTGATTATGATTATATAGTAATTGATACGAATCCTAGTTTAGATTTTACTTTAGTCAATGCTTTAGTTTGTAGTGATTATATAGTAGTCCCGATGACAGCAGAAAAATGGGCAGTTGAAAGTTTGGATTTGTTTGAATTTTTTGTCAATAAATTGGATTTATCTTTTTCTGTTTTTCTGTTAGTTACTAGATTTAGAAAAAATAATACACACAAATATCTTCTTGATATTTTAAAGTCTAAGAGTAATTTTTTAGGAACTATATCTGAAAGAGAAGATTTAAATAAAAGGATAGCAGGAGATAGTACTTTTGATTTAAATAGAGACTATATACATGAATATCAAAAAGCATTGGATATCTTCTTAGAAGAAATATATCAAAAAATAAATGTTCACTAGTGAACGTATGGTATAAAAAAAGGAGTTTTTATATGAAAATAAAATTAAATAAGAGGGCTCTAGAAGGTAGAAATTTATCAGATCACGAGAAAATATTAACCCATTATAATAAATTAAAAGAAAAGCTGATTATAAATTTTAAAGATGAAATTTTTTCTAAAATAGAAACAATAAAAGTTTTAAAGGAGATCAAGGATAAAGGATATTATAAATTAGATGGCTACAGAAATTTCATTGATTTTATATTAAATTTTAATTTAGCAAAGACACAAGTGTATAATTACCTAAAAATAGCCTCAGCAATGGAAGAAGGGTTAATAAATGATGATTTTATTTTAAAAAATGGGTTTAATCAAACTTTATTTTTCATTAAAGCCAATGATAAATTAACACTAAAAAAATCAAGACAAAATCCAATAAAGCCATTAAGGTTTCAGCTTAAGAATCAAGAAAGTTATGATTTTTATAAAAAAAATGCCAAATTTACAGGATTTATATTAGATAAACTTTTTTTAAGTAAAAAAGATTTGCTAGAAGATTTCATGAAAGAATTTAAAAGTTTGAAAGGCGATTAGCAAGAAATGGGTATGAAAAATTTAGTACATAAAATATATAAAACAGAAAATTAAGGATAGGGTTATTAAGATAAACGGCTTACTAAAAAAGTAGTGGATTTCATTTTATTTCATAATGATAATTTATACTTTTGAGATCTTAAGAAAAAAGATGAATTCATTAAAACAACAAATAATTAATATAGGTAAGAATTTATAAAAAGACGTATTTGATTTAGATATCGGAATAGATGATGTAAAAATACATGCATAATTTATAATGCAATTTACTTAACAAAACAACAATGCTGTCTTAAGAAAAGAAATAAAAAGAGATAATCTGATGTTGTTAGAAAAACTTAAAATAAATAACAGAATGTTAAATCTTGTTTAATTGGTAGGAATTTTCATCATTATTTCTATTCTTGTATATATAATGACAAACTATTTTGGGAAGGGATAATGATATTAAAAAATAAAGGTGGTTGATTTTATTTAAAATTTGTTGTATTTTAATTGTTATTAGTAGTGCTATTCATTTTAGGACTACCTTAATTTAGGTTCATTCGAATAAAGCTTTAGAGCTTAATTAACTGTTATTAGTAGAACAGCTAATTAAGCTCTAAGTCTTTGTATTCTTATATATTGACTTATTAAAAATTAATTTTTGTGAAATATATATATAAATAATATGTAGATGTAAACTATAAGACTATAAGTAGTATAACAAAAAATGAAATAGCCAAGCGGAATGAGGTTTAAGACAAATAAAGAACACAAATATTAAAGCAAGTATTGAAATACAGTTTATTAATTATGAATTTGTTCCTTTTGGTAATAAAACAGCTAAAAGTTCACCAATAAAATATTCTTGTTATAAGAATTTGCTTCAAGTATCTAAGAGGATGTATATGAAATTAGAAAAAACACCTTTTGATAGTCTAGAAATGATAGATGATTTTTTACTTTAATTAGAGAAAAATCATGATTTTAGTATACGTGATTATTTTGAAGAGTAACTAAAACTTAGAATAACTGAGTATTGGATTGTACTTATAAATAAGTATTTGATAAAGACTGGAATTAATCCAGAAATAGTGGGAGTTTTTTCCAATTTTTTAGTATATGGAAAGCTTAACTATGGTAAAAAGTTCACTGAAATTATTTAGTTATATAACAAGTGATGGAATTTTTAAGTTTATTTACCAATAAATATGGGCCTTTGTTCAATTGAAAGAAAATCACCTCAAATAATGGCTTTTCTTTCAATTCTTAATTTTTAGTTTTGAGTATTTTCTGTATATCCTTTAGCAATAGGTATTGGTGATACGAATATATTTTTTAAATAGATTGATGTTTTGATGCTTAACATCAATCTATGCTTAGACTTTAGTTTTGATGTGTCAAAAAATTTGTATCATGTATTTGATCTTGTTGAAAAACTACATAGAAAATATGGCTGAAAGTTGTTTGAAGAATGAAATTGTTTTGCAAAGTAGTTTCTCATTTAAGTTGGAAATGAATGCGGAATTTTATTAATTAGGTATTTTCTTTGAGTAGTTTGCTTCTTTGCAGTTATATGTACTACTCTTCAAAATTTAATTTTTTTACTTTATGAACCAATTGTTTAGTTTATTCTTTGTTTTAAACATTTTTATAATCAGTTTAATTTATTTATCTTGACTATCTTTTTTAGGATGTTTGTTACTTCTTAAAATATACTTTCTTAATTTTGCTTTTTATGCTTTCTTATTGATGTAAAGGCACCTTTAACTTCCTGCTATCCTATAAGTGCTTGTTATTTGTTCTTTAAATTGATCTAAATTATTGTTATTGCTTTCAAATGAACCTTTCATTACTTTTTTAAAAGTGTTTTTTTGATCATTAGCATCACCACCTGTGTATTTTGCAAGTTCACTTTGTATATGATCTAATGCTCCTTTAATTTTTTCTCCATCAAAATTTAAAAATTTATTGAACTTACTTTCATTACCTAAAGCTTATTTTAAGAAGTTTAATCCTTTTTGCGATTCATTTAACTTTTCTATAAATGCTTTTTTCAGGTGTTTTTTTTATTTTTGTTTGTTTTCCTAAGTCTCTTTTAGCGCTACTTTTAGGAGTTTTATTTTTATTATCAGTTTGACTGCAACTGTGAATTAGTAGTGCCAATGCCAAAATAAAGTTAATTTTATTCATTCAAAATTCTCTTATTTTTATATATTTTATTTTCAATTTAATGTAAGTCCAACTAAATATTGTTTGTTGTCATTATTACATAGAAGTTTTTTTTAAGACAATCAAATGTTTTTTATTAGTCGATTTGTTAGATATTTCATTTTACCATCATTTTTATATTTTAATAATCAGCTTATATAAGTATTAAAATTTTTATTATCTTCTTATTTTTGTATGTTATCATTAAGCTAAGTAAGAAATCTTTTACATTTTCTTTTATTATCTTTACATCTACTAATTTGATTCTGTATCTTTTTAATGACCTTTATTAAGTGAATGCTTTAAAAAACCAAACTTTTTCTGAGTCCCATCAGTTAGAGTAATAGCTTTTTCTTTTGTATCATCAGTTTTATTGCGTAAATTATCTAAATCTATTTTAGATTTACTGTGTGGCTGAGCTTCAGTAGGTACAGTACTTATTTATATTCTTTGTAATAGTACAAAAATAATGTGCTTAAAAGCATTAATGATTTTATAATTTTAGTCATATAAAACCCTTTATCTTTTTGATTTAACAATATATAGCAGTTTTTATTGTGATGTTTAAATTATTTGATTGTTTTGTATAAAATTATTCCTTTTGTAACTATCTTGCTCCAGAGTAAAAATGAGGCACATAATAATGAAAAGAATTACTTTAAGTGCGTTATTAATGACTTTGTTTTTACTTCTTAGCTGTGAGACTGGCAGTAAGGAGATTGTGGGGATTTAAGAATAGATTCTTAAAGTTGGTTATTAGTTTAGGTAATGACTTTTTAAATGTTTTCACTTCTTTTGGTGATATGGTTGGTGGTATTTTAGGTTTTAATACTGAGACTAAAAAGTCTGATGTTGGAACCTACTTTAAGACAGTTCATGATACTGTATAAGTCACTAAAGATAAAGCTGTGAGAAAATTGTTACTAACATGAAGAATAAGGGCAATCCCAATGCTGAAGGAGCGGATGCAGCTGTAAAAAATTAATTACTGAAATCTTTGATAAGATAATTGGAGTCGCTAAATACTGTTAGTTAAGCTGTTGATATTAGAGGTAATGACTCAATTGGCAATGTTGATGAAACTAATCATGGTGCCGCTGTTGAAGAAGTTTTTGTTAAGTCTATTAGTGAGGGGATTAGCAATATAAGTATAGTATTAAAATGAAGGTAAACATGATGCTGGCGATGATGAAAAAGCTACAGATGGTTGAGGCAGGAAAACTATTTGCTACTGCTAATGCTGCAAAACAATTAGCAGCTGATGCAGTAAAATCTGTTAGAGAGGTAACCAATTCTGACATATTATAAGTGATGGTTCAAGAACGTAGTGATGCTGCTATACCTAAGGATGCAACTCTAGCAGGAGGTATAGCATTAAGAGCTGTGGCAAAGGAAGGAAAGTGTTGCAGATATTGAGTATGCTAACAATAGCAATAATACTAACAGTAGATTTAGGATTGAAGAATATTAAAAAGTGTATTGGTTAGAGATTAATCAAAGAGAAGTCTTTGCTACTTAATTTATCTATCAAGTGAGTTAGGAATAATAAATGTTTGGATAAACATAGTAAAGCGTTAATATTATTAACCGAAGCAGTATATCAATTAGTATCTATTAACACAGCCTCATAATTAAAGGTAGTTAATAGATACTTGAAAAAAGTTCATTATTTTATTTGTTTTATGGATTTATTTTTCCATAAATTTATATATTTGTAGTTTGTTGTTGACAAATTACTGTATATAATCCCTTATACAATTTTAAATTGGGATGCGTAGTTTGTTGTTGTTGACAAATTATTGTATATTTCATCAGGATAGAATTTATTACAAATGCTTTTTAAATGATTTTCATATAATATTGTTTCATATTTTAATTTGTTTGTAAGTATGTCTTTTGATGGTCCAGTATAAACCTTAAGAGAGTCTTCTGCTTCTTTTTTTGCATCTAATGTTATTACAATGCCCGATATAGCTTTTTTGAGTTTATCAATATCTAAGTTTAGTATTAACCTATATAAGTTTGTTTGTGCATGAGGTATGATATTATGTTCATCAGAGTCATCTGGATTAGGTTGTGTGATAGAGTGTTGAAGGAAAGTTAAAGCCTCTTTTTCGTCGTCGTTTAATTGTTTTATAACGTTATTGTAATCTTTTATAATGCTTACAATAGGTTCAAATACATTTGCATTGTTTGTTGTTGATAAATTATTGTACATTTCATCAAAATCGGGAGTATTGCAAATTCTTTTTAAATGATTTTCATATAATGTTGTTATGTATTTTAACATTTTTGTAAGTGTATATTTTAATGGTTCATTGTAATCCTTAAGAGAATCCTTAATATCTTTTTTTTCATTTAATGTTATTACAATGCCCGATATAGCTTTTTTGAGTTTATCAATATCTAAGTTTAGTATTAACCTATATAAGTTTGTTTGTGCATGAGGTATGATATTATGTTCATCAGAGTCATCTGGATTAGGTTGTGTGATAGAGTGTTGAAGGAAAGTTAAAGCCCCTTTTTCGTCGTCGTTTAATTGTTCTATAATATTATTATAATTTTTTATAATGCTTACAATATTTTCAAATACATTTGCATTGTTTGTTGTTGATAAATTATTGTACATTTCATCAAAATCGGGAGTATTGCAAATTCTTTTTAAATGATTTTCATATGATGTTATTGTGTCTTTTAACATTTTTGTAAGTGTATCTTTTAATGGTCCATTGTAATCCTTAAGAGAATCCTCAACATCTTTTTTTGCCTTTAATGTTATTACAATGTCCGATATAGCTTTTTTGAGTTTATCGATATCTAAGTTTAGTATTAACCTATATAAGTTTTCTTGTACATAAGTTATGATATTATGTTCATCAGAGTCATCTGGATTAGGTTTTGTGATAGAGTATTGAAGGAAAGTCAAAGTCTCTTTTTCGTCGTCGTTTAATTGTTCTATAATATTATTATGACTTTTTATCATGCTTACAATATTTTCAAATATATTTGCATTGTTTGTTGTTAATAAATTATTGTACATTTCATCAAAATCGGGAGTATTGCAAATTCTTTTTAAATGATTTTCATATGATGTTGTTGTGTTTTTTAACATTTTTGTAAGTGTATATTTTAATGGTTCATTGTAATCCTTAAGAGAATCTTCAACATCTTTTTTTGCATCTAATGTTATTACAATGCCCGATATAGCTTTTTTGAGTTTATCAATATCGAAGTTTAGTATTAACTTATATAAGTTTTCTTGCGCATGAGTTATGATATTGTGATCATTTGGGACATTTGGGTTAGGTTTTGTGATTAAATTTGCAAGGGAAGTTAAAGCCCCTTTTTCGTTGTCGTTTAATTGTTCTATAATGTTATTATAATTTTTTATATCACTTGCAATAGCTTCAAATACATTTGCATTGTTTGTTGTTAATAAATTATTGTACATTTCATCAAAATCGGGAGTATTGCAAATTCTTTTTAAATGATTTTCATATGATGTTGTTGTGTCTTTTAACATTTTTGTAAGTGTGTCTTTTAATAGTCCAGTATAAACCTTAAGAGAATCTTCAACATCTTTTTTTGCATCTAATGTTATTACAATGCCCGATATAGCTTTTTTGAGTTTATCGATATCTAAGTTTAGTATTAACCTATATAAGTTTGTTTGTGCATGAGTTATGATATTATGTTCATCAGAGTCATCTGGATTAGGTTTTGTGATTAAATTTGCAAGGGAAGTTAAAGCCCCTTTTTCGTCGTCGTTTAATTGTTCTATAATGTTATTATAATTTTTTATATCACTTGCAATAGCTTCAAATACATTTGCATTGTTTGTTGTTGATAAATTATTGTACATTTCATCAATATCGGGAGCATTATTGCAAATGTTTTTTAAAAGATTTGCAAATTGTGTTGTTGACTCTTCTAGTTTTTTTGTAAAAGTATTTTTTAATAGGCCGCTGTAATTTGTAAGAGCGTCTTTTACTTCTTTTTTTGCCTTTAATGTTAGTATGATTTTTGATAGTATTGATTTGAGTTCATAAATATTGAAATTTAGTATTACTTTATGTAAGTTTGCTTGTGCATTAATTATGATACTATAGTCATTTGGGTCATCTGGATTAGGTTTTGTGATAGAGTATTGAAGGAAAATTAAAGCCTCTTTTTCGTCGTCATTTAATTTTTCTATATTATTGTTATAATATTGTATAACTTTTGCAATACTTTTAAATATGTGTATATCATTTGTTTCTGATGCATTAGAGACTATTTCATTAGTCCAGAAATACATGTTTTTTAAATTATAGATGTATTGTGTTGTTGCAGTTTTTAGTATTTGTATAAAAGTATTTTTTAATAATGGTCTATTGTAATTTTTAAGAGAGTCCTCTGCTTCTTTTTTTGCTTTTAATGTTAGTTTGATATTCAATAGTATTACTTTTATTCTTGCTAATTTTAAATTTAGTATTAGATTATTGAACTTTTCTTGTTCATCATAAAAAATTGTGATATAGGCATCTAAATCATCTGGATTAGGTTTTATGATAGAGTGTTGAAGGAAAGTTAAAGCCTCTTTTTCGTCGTCATTTAATTGTTTTATAACGTTATTGTAATCTTTTATATCACT contains:
- a CDS encoding BTA121 domain-containing protein surface lipoprotein, with product MQQNKILKGILNDEEKTALAFLQDSITKTNTDNYNLLTLAHARPNKLILNLNIDQLKSILSNIIPTLKVKKETENILENYTGLLKNAFIKRLKIATTQYNYSLKTICNNPNYDEMNHNLSKINSTDIFKSIINAIKYYNNIMQRLNNDDKRALIFIQDSITKFNPNNPKDQSIITNIQDNLRTLISQLSIDTPALSNIRRTLKTKKEAEDSLENYNNPLKDILTKILKDASIKLTDLLINICNTINYYEFYHNLSKINNADIFKNIINTIKHYNNVIEQLSNDEKEALTFLKDSATKPNPDDPNDHSIITNIQENLHKLILNLSIDQLKSILSNIIPTLKAKKEAEDSLENYNDPLKNTFIKRLKNASTQFKYFLKNICNTSNFDEIHQNLSTTNNANVFENIINTIKHYNNVIKQHLNNDEKEALVLLGNSISKEIKRINKFMIIEQQISLNKLILNLSIDQLKSILSNIILILNTKKEAEDSLKNYNGPLKNTFTKKLENATIQFIELLKKTYNISNFDAMYHNLSITNAYLFKDITRNIEDYNNVIKQLNNEEQETLTFLQHSITKPNPDDPNDHNIITNTQASLTKLILNLSIDKLKSILSNIMPTLKAKKEAEDSLTNYNHPLKNTLTKKLEDVTTQVINTLKSIYNTPNFDEIDHNLSTTNNTAHLFESVASDIKNYNNIIKQLNDDEKRALTSLANLITKPNPNVPNDHNIITHAQANLHKLILNSDIDKLKSILSNIRLTLKAKIYAENSIINHDDPLKYTLTKVLEDATTHYIQYLKTTCINPNFDEIYRNLLTTNNTAHLFEAIASDIKDYNNVIKQLNDDEKEALTFLQHSIIKPNPDDLDAYITIFYDEQEKFNNLILNLKLARIKVILLNIKLTLKAKKEAEDSLKNYNRPLLKNTFIQILKTATTQYIYNLKNMYFWTNEIVSNASETNDIHIFKSIAKVIQYYNNNIEKLNDDEKEALIFLQYSITKPNPDDPNDYSIIINAQANLHKVILNFNIYELKSILSKIILTLKAKKEVKDALTNYSGLLKNTFTKKLEESTTQFANLLKNICNNAPDIDEMYNNLSTTNNANVFEAIASDIKNYNNIIEQLNDDEKGALTSLANLITKPNPDDSDEHNIITHAQTNLYRLILNLDIDKLKKAISGIVITLDAKKDVEDSLKVYTGLLKDTLTKMLKDTTTSYENHLKRICNTPDFDEMYNNLLTTNNANVFEAIASDIKNYNNIIEQLNDNEKGALTSLANLITKPNPNVPNDHNIITHAQENLYKLILNFDIDKLKKAISGIVITLDAKKDVEDSLKDYNEPLKYTLTKMLKNTTTSYENHLKRICNTPDFDEMYNNLLTTNNANIFENIVSMIKSHNNIIEQLNDDEKETLTFLQYSITKPNPDDSDEHNIITYVQENLYRLILNLDIDKLKKAISDIVITLKAKKDVEDSLKDYNGPLKDTLTKMLKDTITSYENHLKRICNTPDFDEMYNNLSTTNNANVFENIVSIIKNYNNIIEQLNDDEKGALTFLQHSITQPNPDDSDEHNIIPHAQTNLYRLILNLDIDKLKKAISGIVITLNEKKDIKDSLKDYNEPLKYTLTKMLKYITTLYENHLKRICNTPDFDEMYNNLSTTNNANVFEPIVSIIKDYNNVIKQLNDDEKEALTFLQHSITQPNPDDSDEHNIIPHAQTNLYRLILNLDIDKLKKAISGIVITLDAKKEAEDSLKVYTGPSKDILTNKLKYETILYENHLKSICNKFYPDEIYNNLSTTTNYASQFKIV